A window of Gemmatimonadaceae bacterium genomic DNA:
TCGAAGTGCACATCGCTGGCGCGGGCGCGGACAGCGTCACGGATGATGGTGTTGACGAGACGGATGACCGGTGGTTGCAGGGCAAGATCACGCGCATCTGCGATCGAGCTGCCACCCTCGTCATCGGCGCGCTCATCCTCGATACGCGCCGAGCGCTTCACTTCTGTTCCATCGAAGGAGGCCGTGATGGCGCGCTGGAGCATCTCGAGTTCGCAGTGCTCCTTGTGTAGCGGTCGGCCGTATAGGATGGCGAGATGTTCTTCTACATCTCGCTGGAGATCACCGTTGTATGCTACCCGCAGCTCGTTCTCCAGCGAGAGAGGCAGTACCCGGTAATAGCGGAGATACTCGGGCGAGAACGTGCTCTCGAGTGCAAGTGAACTCCGAAAGGACGCCTGGTCTCTGGAGCCAGTCATGTCGTCAGGAAGTGCATCCCGCGTGCCCGGCGCTGCACCTGGAGCCAACTCCTTGACGGCCATCGCCTTGGCGCACGATGTATCCGGCCGAGCGATGTCTTCCCGGACAACTCTGCCCGAGCACAAGTGTCACGGCCGATCAGTTTTGCGCTTTGCCTGCTTTGTGCCCCTCACGCCACCGTCCGCGGAATGGGCAGGACCAACCCAGCGTTCGCCTTCGTGCGCGCGCGTTCGGCGCCGTTCATCGCTGACCGAGACCGCGCAATCAACGAATGGGACGTAACTGCTGGCAAACACGCACGATGCAGAACTTCGAGCCTCCGGTGCACGACTTGCAATCAGGATGACCACTCATTCCCGGAGGGTTCACATGCGTCGCGAAGTGCTCTTCCTCTCGATCGCACTTGCCGGAGGCGTGGCGTCGCTGGCGGCCATGCCACGAGTAGTCTCCCATTCGTCGCTCGCCGCCACCGACGCGCCCGCCATGCAGAGTGCGCGCACCGACTTCGTCATGCGATCGACCGGCGCCTCGTTTGAAGCGCAGCAGACGACCGCGACTAATGAACCCGTGCCTCCATTCGACGACGTCGTCTTGCGTCGGTCGCTTGGCGGTGTGGTGATCGACTGCGGTCCATTCGCAAGACCCATAGTCATGGACAACGGTGTTGAGCGCCGGTGGGTATACACGGTCGCACGCCCGTCCAAGGGTGCCTGTGCCACCGTCGCTGGAGCGCAGTTCGTGGCCGTGGGCAAGCGTGGCGCATCCGAGCGGTCGAGCGCAGCGACGCAATGACCTGAGTCAGGGAACCTTGGCGCGCTTACGGATCCACCTTATCGAGCACGGCATGAGCGAGCAGGCGGTACAGCTTGCCACGACTCAAGCCCAACTCTCGCGCTGCCTTCGACTTGTTGCCGTCGTGCCGTGCGAGCGCCTCGTGTGCTCGCGCGGCAGGGTCTGCTGCACGAGTGTTGCCCAATTCGTCGGTCGCAGGAAGGTGCGAGCAATCGAGCGCGATGTCGGGTCTGGCGCGTACCGCCAGGAACTGGCAGCCCGACCTCAACTCGCGGATGTTGCCCACCCATTGGGCAGTTCGCATGTACTCCGCCAGTGACGTGGAGATGCGGAATCGCGGCGACTTCTCCAATTCTCCCAGCGAGTTCGCGATAAATAGCTCCGCGAGGGGGATGATGTCCTCGCGCCGATCTCGGAGCGGTGGGAGATGAATGAGAAACCCCTGCACTCTGAAGTAGAGTTCGCTCAGGAAGGTGCCTCGCTGCACCAGCGACCGTAGGTCACTGGATGTCGCGAACACGTAGCGAACGCTGACGCAGCGCCAGCGTGATTCGCCGAGTCGCCGCGTCCGCTCGCTCTCGATGACGGTAAGCAGCGACTGCTGCAGCTTCGTTGAAGCGTGACCGAGTTCGTCAAGGAAGAGGGTGCCGCCGGAGGCGAGTTCAAGTGCTCCGGGGCGATCGCGAGTTGCGCCCGTATACGCGCCCCTCGCGCAGCCGCAGAGCTCAGCCTGCCGCAACTCCTCGGGGATTCCCGG
This region includes:
- a CDS encoding sigma-54-dependent Fis family transcriptional regulator, with the translated sequence MWQDLTEFARTPYPVLLSGETGTGKSILAREAHRRSRRAAGPFVELPLPGIPEELRQAELCGCARGAYTGATRDRPGALELASGGTLFLDELGHASTKLQQSLLTVIESERTRRLGESRWRCVSVRYVFATSSDLRSLVQRGTFLSELYFRVQGFLIHLPPLRDRREDIIPLAELFIANSLGELEKSPRFRISTSLAEYMRTAQWVGNIRELRSGCQFLAVRARPDIALDCSHLPATDELGNTRAADPAARAHEALARHDGNKSKAARELGLSRGKLYRLLAHAVLDKVDP